From one Halothece sp. PCC 7418 genomic stretch:
- a CDS encoding type II toxin-antitoxin system VapC family toxin: MLLLDTSGLLCYLHQAEPQHEQAVEYFNLANQSLTHSYVLAELIALAEVRRFPRLPTLNFMNDLLEHPDIEVVWVDELLHCQGMTLLMERVDKTYSLCDAVSFVLMQKRGITEALTTDRHFEQEGFIRLLFT; this comes from the coding sequence ATGTTACTTTTAGATACATCAGGATTGCTCTGTTATCTCCATCAAGCCGAACCGCAACATGAGCAAGCAGTTGAATACTTTAATCTTGCTAACCAGAGTTTAACCCATAGCTATGTTTTAGCTGAATTAATTGCTCTTGCTGAAGTCAGACGGTTTCCGCGACTCCCGACCTTAAATTTCATGAATGATTTATTGGAGCATCCCGATATTGAAGTGGTTTGGGTTGATGAGTTGTTACATTGTCAAGGGATGACTCTATTGATGGAAAGAGTCGATAAAACTTATTCCTTGTGCGATGCTGTTAGTTTTGTCTTGATGCAAAAGCGAGGAATAACAGAAGCATTAACAACTGATCGTCATTTTGAACAAGAAGGGTTTATACGTTTACTATTTACTTAA